In the Methanosphaera stadtmanae DSM 3091 genome, AATGTATCAAAATAATTAGGATTATGATGTGCAAGAATAACAAAATCATCATCTGCAGCACCATTTGTTGTTAAACGTGGATACTGGAAATCAGTTGATAAATCACCAACTCCCCCTAATCTTATTTTAGCACCATCTTTTTCAATCCACACACCCCTATTTCTTAAGTTTGTAATAGATGATGCATCAAGTGCATTGGATGTTGTATTTTTAGGATCATTATTACCCAAAACACCATACACGCCATATTTAGCCCTAAGATTAGATAAAATATCAATACATGACTGTACATCGTCCTTATTATCTGTAACATAATCTCCAACCATAACAGTTATATCTGGATTTTGTTCATTAGTTTTATTTACAACATAACTTACCCTATTCTCATCAACAAATTCACCATAATGAAAATCACCTATAACAGCAATGCGTGTTCCATTAAACTCTGGTGGAATTTGATTAGATTTAACAGTTATTTCATTAACTTCAAGTTGTGTTGGTTCTATAATCATTATTGCTAAAAATAAACAAAGAATTAACAACAATATCCCTACAATTTTTTTAAACATAAATATTATCACCTAAACTTCAATAACCATTTTGCTAATGGTTTTCCAATCAACCTTACAAATGCCATGATACAATCATATCCAAAGAATTCTAAGTCTGATTTTACATTCACCATTTCACGTGGAATATTAATTTTCTGTGGACATTTATCTAAACAAACACCACAATTTCTACATTTTCCTGCATAACTACCATTACCTCCTGCAAGTCCAGATAGTTGGAAATATTCTCCTGATTCTCCAAAGATATATTTATTATTATATATTTTAAAACATGCAGGAATATCTACACCATATGGACAGGGCATACAGTATCCACACTGGGTACATGGTATTTTAATGAGTTTATTATATATTTTTTTCACATTAGAATATGTTTCTAATTCCTCTAAATCTATACTACTAGGGGGTGTATCATTTGTTGTTTTGATGTTTTCATCAACTTCACATATTCTTCCCATACCTGAGAGTACACAAGTTACTTCCTTATGATTTAAAACCCAACGTAACGCCCATCGACTAGGATTATCTGTGATATTTGATTTATCCATCTTATTTTTAACTTCCATTGGAACATTATTTGCAAGTAATCCACCCTTCAATGGCTCCATTACAAAAACACTTACATCATGATCATAGGCATATTTAACACCTTTTGTTCCTGCTTGTGCATCATCATCAATAAAGTTGTACTGCAAAAGACACATATCCCAATCATAACTATCTATTATTTTTTTGAATGAATCATAATTATCATGGTATGAAAAACCTATATTTTTCACTTTCTTTTCTCTTTTTATTCTATCAAGAAATTCAAAGATATTATATTCCTTAAGTTGTTTAAATGCAATATAATTTAGGGAATGAAGATAATAAAAATCAATACATTCAACACCCAACTTCTCTAATTGTATATTAAGATATTTTTCCAAGTCATCCTCATTTTTAACAAACCATACTGGTAGTTTTGTAGAGATTAATATTTCATCACGTCTTTTTTCAAGAATTGATTTTAGAAAGGATTCACTTTCCCCATTATGATAGAGATATGCCGTGTCAATAAGATTTATTCCATTATCTATAGCATGATTTATTAGTTGTGTTGCTTCTTTTTTATCTATCATACCATTTTTTGTAGGTAGTCTCATGGCACCAAATCCTAGTGCTGAAACTGCAGTATTTGTTTTTTTAACTGTTCTTTTTTGAATAAATACATCCCCCCAATACATTTTTAGTTATATAATAATATTCTTATTTATTTACATTCTATATTAATATATTATTTTAAATGATATGAAACATATATTATATTGTTAAATAATTTTTAGAAAAAATATAGAAAAAATACATTATTATAATAAAAAGTAAATTAAATGGAGTTTTGATAGAATGGATATTGTTGAAAAAAGAATTCCTGACCAAAAAGTAGCATATGTACCACACATTGATAGTTTTAGTAAATTACCAGAATTTATTGAAGAAGTTGGTCAATTAATTTCTGAAAATAAATTAGAAGCAGTTGGTTTTCCTTATGGTTCCTATGATAATGATTTAGAGGAATATGCTGAAAATAGACAAATTTTTGAAGTAGGTATGCCTATAAAAGATTTTTATGCTGATGGTAAACCTGCAGGTCGTATTGGTAAATTAGGTTTAAAAGAACTTACAGAACACACAGTTCTTTCAGGAAAACATAAAGGATCTCATAAAAACTTCAATGAAACTGTTAAAAAAATAGTAAAATATGCTGTTGAAAATCAGTATGATATTGTAGGACCTATCACTGAAATATACCTTCCAGCAAATGAGAACACTCCTGTTGAAGAGATTGAAACAGAAGTTCAACTACCTGTTATTTACATGGGTCCAAAAAGAGATTA is a window encoding:
- a CDS encoding metallophosphoesterase yields the protein MFKKIVGILLLILCLFLAIMIIEPTQLEVNEITVKSNQIPPEFNGTRIAVIGDFHYGEFVDENRVSYVVNKTNEQNPDITVMVGDYVTDNKDDVQSCIDILSNLRAKYGVYGVLGNNDPKNTTSNALDASSITNLRNRGVWIEKDGAKIRLGGVGDLSTDFQYPRLTTNGAADDDFVILAHHNPNYFDTLNHTRIDLSLSGHTHGGQVNLFGYTPWVEPSEKGHKYLSGLYEDSGAYLVVTNGVGERKVPFRFMATPQITMVTLEST
- a CDS encoding aldo/keto reductase; amino-acid sequence: MYWGDVFIQKRTVKKTNTAVSALGFGAMRLPTKNGMIDKKEATQLINHAIDNGINLIDTAYLYHNGESESFLKSILEKRRDEILISTKLPVWFVKNEDDLEKYLNIQLEKLGVECIDFYYLHSLNYIAFKQLKEYNIFEFLDRIKREKKVKNIGFSYHDNYDSFKKIIDSYDWDMCLLQYNFIDDDAQAGTKGVKYAYDHDVSVFVMEPLKGGLLANNVPMEVKNKMDKSNITDNPSRWALRWVLNHKEVTCVLSGMGRICEVDENIKTTNDTPPSSIDLEELETYSNVKKIYNKLIKIPCTQCGYCMPCPYGVDIPACFKIYNNKYIFGESGEYFQLSGLAGGNGSYAGKCRNCGVCLDKCPQKINIPREMVNVKSDLEFFGYDCIMAFVRLIGKPLAKWLLKFR
- a CDS encoding GyrI-like domain-containing protein; the protein is MDIVEKRIPDQKVAYVPHIDSFSKLPEFIEEVGQLISENKLEAVGFPYGSYDNDLEEYAENRQIFEVGMPIKDFYADGKPAGRIGKLGLKELTEHTVLSGKHKGSHKNFNETVKKIVKYAVENQYDIVGPITEIYLPANENTPVEEIETEVQLPVIYMGPKRD